A part of Ammospiza caudacuta isolate bAmmCau1 chromosome 7, bAmmCau1.pri, whole genome shotgun sequence genomic DNA contains:
- the ERICH3 gene encoding LOW QUALITY PROTEIN: glutamate-rich protein 3 (The sequence of the model RefSeq protein was modified relative to this genomic sequence to represent the inferred CDS: inserted 2 bases in 1 codon; substituted 1 base at 1 genomic stop codon) — protein MSAPQPRILETYNSLTDKHLVGYFSNARIRRHLQKSGLISRSGRIIPEKEYRLNAIRRDHQRHVQGCLADAIYHKVLDIEHHHQLGINRRLDCSARKETMQSAKIERLMGQVSPLYAPHPPVAPRNHHALCPLVSGERTGRSLRRGPRLRFDYGDGRYYFRAKEPPVSKVSSLXPNTAPGNIQXKYTPLPGGAAAGFVSKASKQKCHALEHYQQFACGRQSSELKFRNPMDYVSGASPYRPSKRRRRVAPVPPPRPHVGDRCIPGIRRGLPVERWFHSTTGFNEQFLINNTNGFPKSPLCSNALVTMIYLGKSKHVSLRDHKDEIKVYQQYCGTENICVYKGDLLEGDTFQFISKRYLGYPFSLTFFLNGLQVDRLSSCCEYRGFQTKRPCRLQRRNTYFRVLHVAGAPPCYRCFLAMGLDKKLYPPKKKLKFYSRPHMCSCSPYCAHSEPCDSNVPPKSIEDSVSLTIASQEDSVDTIDETLDSEQECCEEEEEEEGEEIEEIEGEEVEEEAQTEDRSFVETEGTTQETTTQETTSESEYDEDFEDEEVNEEGQIGDQMNGMSKSSSNDKNHNLDYGKESETSSQKALQASDSEKDKSGRYSDDRDSEDNLPERRPADSLSSMSTQCSSETDSQAEMKADHGNCKEDCNIKSTSDSAAHAHCGNENGEKKLLRVKENQENSALEKKGIYEADKTKPEDLTAREDTRIFHENIRAMQHQNPEVNGEFKQTGSGESNMSEEEDGNEEPPWREEGGVFEDCKPVQEETAKATGNDHPVNSDPEPGDLCANEGEKNAANTEHSASGAADGRLLAEGRRSLDVQEAAARAGEATGPGRAPARDGAAGGDAGSGEAAGKAAGAGGAGDALPQAGTGAALGEFAPEEGTVAQERPRGKGTGQAVELGTEGSPGEQEVLAEGTDREVALGRAAAGTEGPAGALPGGQAHRTVPQGQEGAGGTTEEEAADEGLKGAGGPPAEEEVGQPVSEAGEPLGQGGSAGKDTTVAAVSEGEDADVAATDGNARAVGPEGEKAVEGDFSEGEEALWKPGALWEALGDMETGEVMSGGEGFVKPSQFSQLKVSEEEWMEMGKAVPGAAAALESAQALQRLEDTREESVEADKGPAREVAPGLGALGAARGDPVTEGSSQVEETLAVQQEGAAEALWSGNPSEGSEAETEGAVEGKPEGEAVGGSAGAAGAGSGDEEEATDGAAGSEEPAAGTEGWLRCGQAGGQETCPGEWAAGPCGSRAGEPGLVAIAVLGGQAGPGALPGGPAVPGEPAVPGGLAVPGGTVPGGPTVPGEPAVPAGPAVPGEPAVPGEPAVPGGLAVPGGLAVPAGPAVPGEPAVPGKPAVPGGPAVPGKPAVPAGPAVPGGPAVPGEPAVPGEPAVPGGPAVPGGLAVPAGPAVPGEPAVPGKPAVPGGPAVPGKPAVPGEPAVPGGPAVPGEPAVPGEPAVPGEPTVPGEPAVPGGPAVPGEPAVPGEPTVPGEPAVPGGLAVPGGLAVPAGPAVPGEPAVPGKPAVPGGPAVPGEPTVPGEPAVPAGPAVPGEPAVPGEPAVPGGPAVPGEPAVPGEPAVPGEPAVPGEPAVPGEPAVPGAGGLGPGAMAQAAVTAAAPGAQSGAGAQPVSAAGGEPGGAGEGPAGAPAAAGPEGKREAAAGGEARAAAPAGAQQPEPGAEPLGHPGGLGAGALGEQAAAETAPSGPGHGGVAARARGAGGEGPCPGTPPQPAATGTARGRHGRQEPGMERDAGQAGEQQPSAPENTGEGEVAAVSASAGPAAGAAEPRKDGPVGGSPSVPAAADGGDTSRSSRQDSAYPDPLIMSSEEDGEETLL, from the exons aTGAGCGCCCCGCAGCCGCG TATTCTTGAAACCTATAACAGTCTTACAGACAAACACCTGGTTGGATATTTCAGCAATGCCAGGATAAGACGACATCTTCAGAAATCAGGACTG ATCTCCAGGAGCGGCAGAATCATACCGGAGAAGGAATACCGCCTCAATGCCATAAGGAGGGACCACCAGAGACACGTCCAGGGCTGCTTGGCTGATGCCATATATCACAAGGTCCTTGACATTGAG CATCATCATCAGCTGGGGATTAACAGGAGACTTGATTGTTCTGCAAGGAAAGAGACGATGCAGTCAGCCAAG ATCGAGCGCTTGATGGGACAAGTGTCCCCCCTGTACGCCCCCCACCCGCCCGTCGCCCCCAGGAACCACCACGCGCTCTGTCCCTTGGTGTCCGGAGAGCGCACCGGGCGCTCGCTGCGG AGGGGACCCAGACTTAGATTTGATTATGGTGATGGGCGTTATTATTTCCGAGCCAAGGAGCCTCCCGTCTCTAAGGTG AGTTCCTTGTGACCAAATACAGCTCCAGGAAATATACA GAAATATACCCCCCTTCctggtggggctgcagcagggtttGTATCAAAGGCTTCCAAACAGAAGTGCCATGCACTGGAACATTATCAGCAATTTGCCTGTGGG AGGCAGAGCAGCGAGCTCAAGTTCAGGAACCCGATGGATTACGTGTCCGGCGCGTCACCGTACCGGCCCAGCAAGCGCCGCCGCCGCGTGgccccggtgccgccgccgcgcccgcaCGTCGGGGACAGGTGCATCCCCGGCATCCGGCGCGGGCTGCCCGTCGAGAGATGGTTCCACTCCACCACGGGGTTCAATGAGCAGTTCTTGATCAAT aataCCAATGGGTTCCCCAAGTCCCCATTATGCAGCAACGCCCTGGTCACCATGATCTACCTGGGAAAGAGTAAGCACGTGTCACTCCGTGATCACAAGGATGAAATCAAAGTCTATCAGCAATACTGTGGAACAGAAAACATTTGTGTCTATAAAGGCGACCTGTTGGAAGGAG ACACCTTCCAGTTCATCTCTAAGAGGTACCTCGGTTACCCGTTCAGCCTCACCTTTTTCCTGAACGGGCTCCAAGTTGACAGGCTGAGCTCTTGCTGTGAGTACAGAGGCTTTCAGACCAAGAGGCCTTGCCGGCTGCAGCGCAGAAACACCTACTTCAGGGTGCTGCACGTGGCAGGAGCCCCTCCTTGCTACAG GTGCTTTCTCGCGATGGGTCTGGACAAAAAGCTGTACCCTCCCAAGAAGAAGCTGAAGTTCTACTCGAGGCCGCACatgtgctcctgctctccttACTGCGCGCACAGCGAGCCCTGTGACAGCAACGTGCCGCCCAAATCCATTGAAGACTCGGTGTCACTCACCATAGCCAGCCAAGAGGACAGCGTGGACACTATCGACGAAACTCTCGACTCTGAACAGGAGTGctgtgaggaagaagaggaagaagaaggagaagaaatagaagaaatagaAGGAGAAGAAGTAGAAGAAGAAGCACAAACAGAAGACCGATCTTTTGTGGAGACCGAAGGCACCACTCAGGAAACCACCACTCAGGAAACCACCAGTGAAAGTG AATATGATGAAGATTTTGAAGATGAAGAAGTTAATGAAGAGGGACAGATTGGTGACCAAATGAATGGAATGTCAAAGTCATCCTCAAATGATAAAAACCATAATTTAGACTATGGAAAGGAGAGTGAAACCTCATCTCAGAAGGCACTGCAGGCCTCTGACAGTGAGAAAGATAAAAGTGGCAGATATTCTGATGACAGGGACTCTGAAGATAATCTGCCAG AGAGGAGACCTGCAGACTCTCTCTCATCCATGAGCACTCAGTGCAGCTCTGAGACTGACTCGCAAGctgaaatgaaggcagaccATGGGAATTGCAAAGAGGATTGCAATATCAAAAGTACATCTGATAGTGCAGCACATGCACACTGTGGAAATGAGAATGGGGAGAAGAAACTGCTCAGAGTGAAGGAAAATCAAGAGAATTCTGCgctggaaaagaaaggaatataTGAAGCAGACAAGACAAAACCAGAAGATCTAACAGCAAGGGAAGATACTAGAATTTTTCATGAAAACATAAGGGCAATGCAGCATCAAAACCCTGAGGTTAACGGGGAATTCAAGCAGACTGGGTCAGGAGAAAGTAACAtgagtgaggaggaggatggcaaCGAAGAGCCCCCTTGGCGTGAGGAAGGAGGGG TTTTTGAAGACTGCAAACCAGTCCAGGAGGAAACAGCAAAAGCAACTGGAAATGATCATCCTGTGAATTCTGACCCTGAGCCTGGTGATTTGTGTGCCAATGAGGGAGAAAAGAATGCAGCAAATACAGAGCATAGTGCCAGTGGAG CAGCAGATGGAAGGCTCCTGGCAGAAGGGAGGAGAAGCCTGGatgtgcaggaggcagcagcacgaGCAGGGGAGGCGACAGGGCCGGGACGAGCCCCGGCGCGGGACGGGGCTGCTGGGGGAGATGCCGGCAGCGGAGAGGCcgcaggaaaagctgcaggggcagggggtgcaggggaTGCACTGCCCCAGGCAGGCACGGGGGCTGCGCTGGGGGAGTTCGCGCCCGAGGAGGGCACCGTGGCACAGGAACGGCCCCGAGGAAAGGGAACAGGgcaggcagtggagctgggcacagaggggtcgcctggggagcaggaggtgctggcagAGGGCACGGACAGAGAGGTGgcgctgggaagggcagcagctggcacagaggggccggctggggcactgccaggggggCAGGCACACAGAACCGTgccccaggggcaggagggggctgggggcaccactgaggaggaggctgcagacGAAGGCCTCAAAGGAGCAGGAGGGCccccagcagaggaggaggtgggCCAGCCAGTGTCCGAGGCAGGGgagcccctggggcagggagggtctGCAGGGAAGGACACGACGGTGGCGGCTGTGTCAGAGGGAGAGGATGCTGATGTGGCAGCTACAGATGGGAATGCCAGAGCTGTGGGCCCTGAAGGAGAAAAGGCCGTTGAAGGAGACTTTTCTGAAGGGGAGGAGGCTTTGTGGAAGCCTGGGGCTCTCTGGGAAGCACTAGGGGATATGGAAACAGGAGAAGTAATGTCTGGAGGGGAAGGGTTTGTTAAGCCAAGTCAGTTTTCCCAGCTGAAAGTGTCAGAGGAAGAGTGGATGGAGATGGGGAAAGCTGTCCccggagctgcagcagcacttgaGAGTGCTCAGGCTCTCCAGAGATTGGAGGACACAAGAGAAGAGTCTGTGGAGGCTGACAAGGGTCCTGCACGGgaagtggcacctgggttaggggcactgggggctgcTCGGGGGGATCCTGTCACTGAGGGGTCATCACAGGTGGAGGAGACActggcagtgcagcaggagGGTGCAGCAGAAGCACTTTGGAGTGGAAACCCATCTGAGGGCAGCGAAGCAGAGACAGAGGGAGCAGTGGAAGGAAAACCCGAGGGAGAGGCGGTGGGAGGGTCTGCAGGGGCGGCCGGAGCGGGCTCGGGGGATGAAGAGGAGGCCACAGATggagcagcaggttcagaggaGCCGGCAGCGGGGACAGAGGGGTGGCTGAGGTGTGGGCAAGCGGGAGGGCAGGAGACGTGTCCCGGGGAGTGGGCGGCGGGCCCGTgcgggagccgggccggggagcCGGGGCTGGTGGCCATCGCTGTGCTGGGCGGGCAGGCCGGGCCCGGAGCGCTGCCCGGGGGGCCCGCAGTGCCCGGGGAGCCCGCAGTGCCcggggggctggcagtgcccggGGGAACAGTGCCCGGGGGGCCTACAGTGCCCGGGGAGCCCGCAGTGCCCGCGGGGCCCGCAGTGCCCGGGGAGCCCGCAGTGCCCGGGGAGCCCGCAGTGCCcggggggctggcagtgcccggggggctggcagtgcccgcAGGACCCGCAGTGCCCGGAGAGCCCGCAGTGCCCGGGAAGCCCGCAGTGCCCGGGGGGCCCGCAGTGCCCGGGAAGCCCGCAGTGCCCGCGGGGCCCGCAGTGCCCGGGGGGCCGGCAGTGCCCGGGGAGCCCGCAGTGCCCGGGGAGCCCGCAGTGCCCGGGGGGCCGGCAGTGCCcggggggctggcagtgcccgcAGGACCCGCAGTGCCCGGAGAGCCCGCAGTGCCCGGGAAGCCCGCAGTGCCCGGGGGGCCCGCAGTGCCCGGGAAGCCCGCAGTGCCCGGGGAGCCCGCAGTGCCCGGGGGGCCGGCAGTGCCCGGGGAACCCGCAGTGCCCGGGGAGCCCGCAGTGCCCGGGGAGCCCACAGTGCCCGGGGAACCCGCAGTGCCCGGGGGGCCGGCAGTGCCCGGGGAACCCGCAGTGCCCGGGGAGCCCACAGTGCCCGGGGAACCCGCAGTGCCcggggggctggcagtgcccggggggctggcagtgcccgcAGGACCCGCAGTGCCCGGGGAGCCCGCAGTGCCCGGGAAGCCCGCAGTGCCCGGGGGGCCCGCAGTGCCCGGGGAGCCCACAGTGCCCGGGGAACCCGCAGTGCCCGCGGGGCCGGCAGTGCCCGGGGAGCCCGCAGTGCCCGGGGAGCCCGCAGTGCCCGGGGGGCCGGCAGTGCCCGGGGAACCCGCAGTGCCCGGGGAGCCCGCAGTGCCCGGGGAACCCGCAGTGCCCGGGGAGCCCGCAGTGCCCGGGGAACCCGCAgtgcccggggctggcgggcTGGGCCCTGGGGCCATGGCACAGGCCGCGGTGACGGCAGCAGCGCCGGGGGCACAGAGcggggcaggggcacagccgGTGtcggcggcgggcggggagcCGGGAGGGGCCGGGGAAGGGCCGGCCGGGGCACCTGCGGCTGCTGGGCCCGAGGGGAAGCGGGAGGCGGCGGCAGGGGGCGAGGCGCGGGCCGCGGCGCCCGCCGGAGCACAGCAGCCGGAGCCGGGCGCGGAGCCGCTCGGGCACCCGGGGGGGCTCGGAGCGGGGGCGCTGGGGGAGCAGGCCGCTGCAGAGACCGCCCCGAGCGGCCCCGGGCACGGGGGAGTGGCGGCGAGGGCGAGAGGAGCGGGAGGCGAGGGGCCGTGCCCGGGCACCCCGCCACAGCCGGCAGCGACAGGGACAGCGCGGGGCAGGCACGGGCGGCAGGAGCCGGGCATGGAGCGGGACGCAGGGCAagccggggagcagcagccgagTGCCCCTGAGAACACCGGAGAGGGCGAGGTGGCCGCTGTCTCGGCCAGTGCCGGGCCCGCTGCCGGAGCCGCGGAGCCGAGGAAGGACGGTCCCGTCGGAGGGAGCCCGAGTGTCCCGGCGGCCGCTGACGGGGGCGACACGAGCCGCAGTTCCCGTCAG GATAGTGCATACCCAGACCCACTCATCATGTCCTCAGAAGAGGATGGGGAAGAaaccctgctctga